A part of Caretta caretta isolate rCarCar2 chromosome 1, rCarCar1.hap1, whole genome shotgun sequence genomic DNA contains:
- the DNAJC2 gene encoding dnaJ homolog subfamily C member 2 isoform X2: MLKTLDPKDWKNQDHYAVLGLGHVRYRAAQKQIKAAHKAMVLKHHPDKRKAAGEQIGEGDNDYFTCITKAYEILSDPVKRRAFNSIDPTFDNSVPSKSEAKENFFEVFSPVFERNARWSNKKNVPKLGDMNSSFEDVDAFYSFWYNFDSWREFSYLDEEEKEKAECRDERRWIEKQNRAARALRKKEEMNRIRTLVDAAYSCDPRIKKFKEEEKAKKEAEKKAKVEAKRKEQEAKERQRQAELEAARLAKEKEEEEVRQQALLAKKEKDIQKKAIKKERQKLRTTCKNWNYFSDNEAECVKMMEEVEKLCDRLELASLQCLNEALTSTTREGGKAAVEKQIEEINEQIKREREEAEARLRQAMKSSERSTSGGGGGSKNWSEDDLQLLIKAVNLFPAGTNSRWEVIANYMNLHSTTGIKRTAKDVINKAKSLQKLDPHQKDDINKKAFDKFKKEHGVVPQTESAAPSERFEGLVTDSAPWTTEEQKLLEQALKTYPVNTPERWEKIAAAVPGRSKKDCMKRYKELVEMVKAKKAAQEQVLNAAKAKK; the protein is encoded by the exons AATCAGGATCACTATGCAGTTCTTGGACTAGGACACGTAAGATACAGGGCCGCTCAGAAACAAATCAAAGCAGCCC ATAAAGCCATGGTTTTGAAACATCATCCAGACAAGCGAAAAGCTGCAGGGGAGCAGATAGGTGAAGGTGACAATGACTATTTTACCTGTATAACTAAAG CTTATGAAATTTTGTCTGATCCTGTGAAGAGACGAGCATTTAACAGCATAGATCCTACTTTTGATAACTCTGTACCTTCTAAAAGTGAAGCAAAGGAAAATTTCTTTGAAGTGTTTTCACCAGTTTTTGAAAGGAATGCCAG ATGGTCAAATAAGAAAAATGTTCCTAAACTGGGGGACATGAACTCTTCATTTGAAGATGTGGATGCATTTTATTCATTCTG GTATAATTTTGATTCTTGGAGAGAGTTTTCTTATTTagatgaagaagaaaaagaaaaagcagaatg TCGAGATGAGAGGAGGTGGATAGAAAAACAGAACAGAGCAGCCAGAGCACTGAGGAAAAAAGAAGAGATGAACAGGATAAGGACATTAGTTG ACGCTGCATACAGCTGTGATCCTAGAATAAAGAAAttcaaggaagaagaaaaggcaaagaaagaagcagaaaagaaagCAAAGGTAGAAGCAAAACGAAAAGAACAGGAAGCCAAAGAAAGA CAAAGACAAGCAGAATTAGAAGCAGCACGGTTAGctaaagagaaggaagaggaagaagttaGACAACAAGCATTgctggcaaaaaaagaaaaagatatacAGAAAAAAGCAATTAAGAAGGAAAGGCAAAAATTGAGAACAACATGCAAG AACTGGAATTACTTTTCTGATAATGAGGCAGAGTGTGTAAAAATGATGGAAGAGGTGGAAAAGCTTTGTGATCGTCTTGAACTAGCAAG CCTGCAATGCTTGAATGAAGCACTTACATCCACGACAAGGGAAGGAGGAAAGGCTGCTGTAGAAAAACAG ATAGAAGAAATAAATGAACAGATCAAGCGAGAAAGAGAAGAAGCAGAGGCTCGTTTGCGCCAAGCGATGAAGAGTTCAGAGAGGTCAACaagtggtggtggaggtggaAGTAAAAACTGGTCAGAAGATGACTTACAGTTATTGATTAAAGCTGTGAACCTCTTCCCCGCTGGGACTAACTCAAG GTGGGAAGTTATTGCCAATTATATGAACTTGCATTCTACTACTGGAATAAAACGAACAGCAAAAGATGTCATCAATAAAGCAAAGAGCCTCCAGAAACTTG ACCCTCATCAAAAGGATGACATAAACAAGAAAGCTTTTGATAAGTTTAAAAAAGAGCATGGAGTGGTACCTCAGACAGAGAGTGCTGCACCATCAGAGCGATTTGAAG GACTAGTCACAGATTCAGCCCCTTGGACTACAGAAGAGCAAAAACTTTTAGAACAGGCTTTGAAGACATATCCAGTAAATACTCCTGAAAGATGGGAAAAAATAGCAGCTGCTGTCCCAGGGCGGTCAAAAAAAGACTGCATGAAGCGCTACAAG GAACTTGTTGAAATGGTTAAAGCAAAGAAAGCTGCCCAAGAACAAGTGTTGAATGCTGCTAAAGCAAAGAAATGA
- the PMPCB gene encoding mitochondrial-processing peptidase subunit beta has translation MAAVVLTAGSVVARRLLWAWPGRHLVRGSAPANSSIQLGTSRFRSTKAAPQIVLNVPETKVCSLENGLRVASEDSGLSTCTVGLWIDAGSRYENEKNNGTAHFLEHMAFKGTKKRSQLDLELEIENMGAHLNAYTSREQTVYYAKAFSKDLPRAVEILADIIQNSTLGEAEIERERGVILREMQEVETNLQEVVFDYLHATAYQNTTLGRTILGPTENIKSINRNDLVEYITTHYKGPRIVLAAAGGVSHDELLDLANYHFGNLPSTQEGGMPALPPCRFTGSEIRIRDDKMPLAHIAIAVEAVGWSHPDTIPLMVANTLIGNWDRSFGGGVNLSSKLAQITCHGNLCHSFQSFNTCYTDTGLWGLYMVCEPSTVQDMMHFVQREWIRLCTSVTESEVSRATNLLKTNMLLQLDGSTPICEDIGRQMLCYNRRIPIPELEARIEAIDAQSIREICTKYIYDKCPAIAAVGPIEQLPDYNRIHSGMYWLRD, from the exons ATGGCGGCGGTGGTGCTGACTGCAGGTTCTGTGGTGGCCCGACGGCTCCTCTGGGCTTGGCCTGGCCGCCACCTGGTGCGGGGTTCGGCCCCAGCGAACTCG TCCATACAACTTGGGACAAGCAGATTCAGATCCACCAAGGCAGCACCGCAAATAGTCTTAAATGTTCCTGAGACTAAAGTGTGTTCTCTGGAAAATGGGCTGAGAGTAGCTTCTGAAGATTCTGGACTCTCAACATGCACA GTTGGTCTTTGGATTGATGCTGGAAGCAGGTATGAAAATGAGAAGAACAACGGAACGGCTCACTTTCTGGAGCATATGGCTTTCAAG GGGACAAAAAAGAGGTCTCAATTAGACTTGGAACTAGAGATTGAAAACATGGGCGCTCATCTTAATGCCTACACGTCCAGAGAACAAACTGTGTATTATGCAAAGGCTTTCTCAAAGGACTTGCCAAGAG CTGTGGAGATTCTTGCTGACATCATACAGAACAGTACACTGGGGGAAGCAGAGATCGAGCGGGAGCGAGGAGTTATCCTTCGAGAGATGCAGGAAGTTGAAACCAATTTGCAGGAAGTTGTCTTTGATTATCTTCATGCCACAGCCTATCAGAACACTACATTGGGACGGACAATATTAGGACCCACAGAAAACATCAA ATCCATAAATCGCAATGACTTGGTGGAGTACATAACAACACATTATAAAGGACCCAGAatagtgctggctgctgctggag GAGTCTCTCATGATGAATTGCTTGATTTAGCAAATTATCATTTTGGTAACTTACCATCGACTCAGGAAGGAGGaatgccagccctgcccccttgcagATTCACAGGTAGTGAG ATTCGTATAAGAGATGACAAGATGCCTTTGGCACACATCGCAATAGCTGTCGAAGCAGTTGGCTGGTCTCACCCAGATACAATTCCCCTTATGGTAGCAAATACTCTGATAGGCAATTGGGATCGTTCCTTTGGAGGAGGCGTG AACTTATCCAGCAAGCTTGCCCAAATCACTTGCCATGGCAACCTGTGTCATAGCTTCCAATCTTTCAACACCTGTTACACTGATACTGGACTGTGGGGGCTGTACATGGTTTGTGAACCATCCACTGTACAGGATATGATGCACTTCGTTCAGAGAGAGTG GATACGACTCTGCACAAGTGTTACTGAAAGTGAAGTATCTCGAGCCACGAAcctcttaaaaacaaatatgcTGTTACAGCTTGATG GGTCCACCCCCATCTGCGAGGACATTGGGAGACAGATGTTGTGTTACAATCGTAGAATTCCAATTCCTGAACTTGAAGCAAGAATTGAG GCTATTGATGCCCAGAGCATAAGAGAGATTTGCACAAAGTACATTTATGATAAGTGCCCTGCCATCGCTGCTGTGG gtCCAATTGAACAACTTCCAGATTATAACAGAATCCATAGTGGCATGTACTGGCTACGTGATTAA